Proteins encoded in a region of the Xylocopa sonorina isolate GNS202 chromosome 1, iyXylSono1_principal, whole genome shotgun sequence genome:
- the Sec23 gene encoding transport protein Sec23 isoform X1, translated as MTTYEDFIQQNEDRDGVRITWNVWPSSRIDATRLVVPLGVLYQPIKERPDLPPIQYDPVLCTRSTCRAILNPLCQVDYRAKLWVCNLCFQRNPFPPQYAAISEQHQPAELIPKFSTIEYTIMRAQCLPPIFLLVVDTCMDDEELGSLKDSLQMSLSLLPPNALIGLITFGRMVQVHELGCDGCSKSYVFRGTKDLQPKQVQDMLGIGRPIPGQNPNQQRGPGGQPLPPANRFLQPVHKCDMSLTDLLGELQRDPWPIGPGKRPLRSTGVALAVATGLLEASYANTGARIMLFVGGPCSQGPGQVVTDDLRQPIRSHHDIQKDHAKHMKKATKHYDSLASRAATNGHIIDIYSCALDQTGLLEMRQCCNSTGGHMVMGDSFNSSLFKQTFQRVFAKDHKGDLKMAFNATLEVKTSREIKVSGAIGPCVSLGVKGASVGEQEVGLGGTCQWKFCSLTPSTTTALFFEVVNQHTAPIPQGGRGCVQFITQYQHSSGQRRIRVTTIARNWADASTSLHHISAGFDQEAAAVLMSRLAVFRAESDDGPDVLRWVDRMLIRLCQKFGEYAKDDPNSFRLAENFSLYPQFMYHLRRSQFLQVFNNSPDETSFYRHMLMREDLTNSLIMVQPILYSYGFSGPPEPVLLDTSSIQPDRILLMDTFFQILIFHGETIAQWRQLKYQDLPEYENFRQLLAAPVDDAAEILAERFPAPRYIDTEQGGSQARFLLSKVNPSQTHNNMYAYGAGMPIPSGESGAPVLTDDVSLQVFMEHLKKLAVSSTA; from the exons ATGACCACTTACGAAGATTTCATTCAACAAAATGAAGACCGCGATGGAGTACGAATCACTTGGAATGTTTGGCCATCGTCGCGCATAGATGCTACCAGACTTGTCGTACCCTTGGGGGTACTTTATCAGCCCATCAAAGAGAGACCAGATCTTCCTCCTATACAGTACGATCCTGTGCTTTGTACGAGGTCTACTTGCAGGGCAATTTTGAATCCGCTCTGCCAAGTGGATTACCGTGCCAAACTATGGGTGTGCAATTTGTGTTTTCAGAGGAATCCT TTTCCACCACAATATGCTGCTATTTCAGAGCAACATCAACCAGCTGAATTAATTCCAAAGTTTTCCACAATTGAATATACAATAATG AGAGCACAGTGTTTACCACCAATTTTCTTATTAGTCGTGGATACGTGCATGGATGATGAGGAACTGGGTTCACTCAAAGATTCTCTACAAATGTCGCTGTCCCTTCTTCCACCCAATGCTTTGATCGGTCTCATTACATTTGGAAGAATGGTTCAGGTTCACGAACTGGGTTGTGATGGATGTAGTAAAAGTTATGTTTTTCGCGGTACCAAGGATTTACAGCCGAAACAAGTTCAAGATATGCTGG GTATAGGTCGACCAATACCGGGTCAAAATCCAAACCAACAGAGAGGACCAGGTGGACAACCATTACCGCCAGCTAATCGCTTCTTACAACCTGTACATAAGTGTGATATGAGTTTAACAGATCTTTTAGGGGAACTGCAACGCGATCCATGGCCAATTGGTCCAGGGAAACGACCATTACGATCGACTGGCGTTGCATTAGCTGTTGCCACTGGTCTTCTGGAAGCCAGTTATGCTAACACAGGAGCCAG GATAATGTTATTCGTCGGTGGACCTTGTTCCCAAGGGCCTGGTCAAGTCGTAACAGACGACTTAAGGCAACCTATTAGATCACATCACGATATccaaaaagatcatgcaaaacATATGAAGAAAGCAACCAAGCACTACGATTCCCTCGCGTCACGAGCTGCGACTAATGGCCACATAATAGATATCTACTCGTGCGCTCTCGACCAAACTGGACTGTTAGAAATGAGGCAATGTTGCAATTCTACCGGTGGTCATATGGTCATGGGAGACTCTTTTAATTCTTCTTTATTTAAACAAACGTTCCAACGCGTGTTTGCCAAGGACCACAAAGGCGACTTGAAGATGGCATTTAACGCGACATTGGAAGTGAAGACATCGCGAGAAATTAAAGTTTCCGGGGCGATTGGACCCTGTGTATCTCTGGGAGTGAAAGGTGCTAGTGTCGGAGAACAGGAAGTGGGATTAGGCGGCACTTGTCAGTGGAAATTCTGTTCCCTCACACCGTCTACCACTACAGCACTATTTTTTGAGGTTGTTAATCAACATACCGCACCGATTCCTCAGGGTGGAAGAGGTTGTGTTCAGTTCATCACACAGTATCAACATAGTAGCGGCCAACGGAGAATCAGAGTCACTACGATCGCTAGAAA TTGGGCAGACGCGTCAACATCTTTACATCACATAAGCGCCGGATTTGACCAAGAGGCAGCTGCAGTTCTCATGTCACGTTTGGCAGTCTTCAGGGCAGAAAGTGACGACGGCCCAGATGTCCTCAGATGGGTGGATCGTATGCTTATCAGATTA TGTCAGAAATTCGGAGAATACGCAAAGGACGATCCAAATAGCTTCAGGCTTGCAGAGAACTTTTCTTTATATCCCCAATTCATGTACCATTTGCGTAGATCACAGTTCTTACAAGTATTCAATAATTCTCCCGATGAAACTAGTTTTTATAG ACATATGTTAATGCGCGAAGATTTAACGAATTCCTTGATAATGGTACAACCCATCTTGTACAGTTACGGATTCAGTGGCCCTCCAGAACCAGTTTTGTTAGACACTTCATCTATCCAGCCAGATAGAATTTTACTAATGGACACTTTCTTCCAAATCCTTATATTCCACGGAGAG ACTATCGCACAGTGGCGCCAATTAAAATATCAAGATTTACCCGAATACGAGAATTTCCGACAATTATTGGCAGCACCCGTCGATGATGCCGCAGAAATATTGGCCGAAAGGTTCCCTGCGCCGAGGTACATTGACACTGAACAAGGTGGCTCACAAGCTAGGTTTTTGTTGAGCAAAGTAAATCCAAGCCAAACTCACAATAACATGTATGCCTACGGAgcg GGGATGCCGATACCCAGTGGG
- the Sec23 gene encoding transport protein Sec23 isoform X2, translating into MTTYEDFIQQNEDRDGVRITWNVWPSSRIDATRLVVPLGVLYQPIKERPDLPPIQYDPVLCTRSTCRAILNPLCQVDYRAKLWVCNLCFQRNPFPPQYAAISEQHQPAELIPKFSTIEYTIMRAQCLPPIFLLVVDTCMDDEELGSLKDSLQMSLSLLPPNALIGLITFGRMVQVHELGCDGCSKSYVFRGTKDLQPKQVQDMLGIGRPIPGQNPNQQRGPGGQPLPPANRFLQPVHKCDMSLTDLLGELQRDPWPIGPGKRPLRSTGVALAVATGLLEASYANTGARIMLFVGGPCSQGPGQVVTDDLRQPIRSHHDIQKDHAKHMKKATKHYDSLASRAATNGHIIDIYSCALDQTGLLEMRQCCNSTGGHMVMGDSFNSSLFKQTFQRVFAKDHKGDLKMAFNATLEVKTSREIKVSGAIGPCVSLGVKGASVGEQEVGLGGTCQWKFCSLTPSTTTALFFEVVNQHTAPIPQGGRGCVQFITQYQHSSGQRRIRVTTIARNWADASTSLHHISAGFDQEAAAVLMSRLAVFRAESDDGPDVLRWVDRMLIRLCQKFGEYAKDDPNSFRLAENFSLYPQFMYHLRRSQFLQVFNNSPDETSFYRHMLMREDLTNSLIMVQPILYSYGFSGPPEPVLLDTSSIQPDRILLMDTFFQILIFHGETIAQWRQLKYQDLPEYENFRQLLAAPVDDAAEILAERFPAPRYIDTEQGGSQARFLLSKVNPSQTHNNMYAYGAESGAPVLTDDVSLQVFMEHLKKLAVSSTA; encoded by the exons ATGACCACTTACGAAGATTTCATTCAACAAAATGAAGACCGCGATGGAGTACGAATCACTTGGAATGTTTGGCCATCGTCGCGCATAGATGCTACCAGACTTGTCGTACCCTTGGGGGTACTTTATCAGCCCATCAAAGAGAGACCAGATCTTCCTCCTATACAGTACGATCCTGTGCTTTGTACGAGGTCTACTTGCAGGGCAATTTTGAATCCGCTCTGCCAAGTGGATTACCGTGCCAAACTATGGGTGTGCAATTTGTGTTTTCAGAGGAATCCT TTTCCACCACAATATGCTGCTATTTCAGAGCAACATCAACCAGCTGAATTAATTCCAAAGTTTTCCACAATTGAATATACAATAATG AGAGCACAGTGTTTACCACCAATTTTCTTATTAGTCGTGGATACGTGCATGGATGATGAGGAACTGGGTTCACTCAAAGATTCTCTACAAATGTCGCTGTCCCTTCTTCCACCCAATGCTTTGATCGGTCTCATTACATTTGGAAGAATGGTTCAGGTTCACGAACTGGGTTGTGATGGATGTAGTAAAAGTTATGTTTTTCGCGGTACCAAGGATTTACAGCCGAAACAAGTTCAAGATATGCTGG GTATAGGTCGACCAATACCGGGTCAAAATCCAAACCAACAGAGAGGACCAGGTGGACAACCATTACCGCCAGCTAATCGCTTCTTACAACCTGTACATAAGTGTGATATGAGTTTAACAGATCTTTTAGGGGAACTGCAACGCGATCCATGGCCAATTGGTCCAGGGAAACGACCATTACGATCGACTGGCGTTGCATTAGCTGTTGCCACTGGTCTTCTGGAAGCCAGTTATGCTAACACAGGAGCCAG GATAATGTTATTCGTCGGTGGACCTTGTTCCCAAGGGCCTGGTCAAGTCGTAACAGACGACTTAAGGCAACCTATTAGATCACATCACGATATccaaaaagatcatgcaaaacATATGAAGAAAGCAACCAAGCACTACGATTCCCTCGCGTCACGAGCTGCGACTAATGGCCACATAATAGATATCTACTCGTGCGCTCTCGACCAAACTGGACTGTTAGAAATGAGGCAATGTTGCAATTCTACCGGTGGTCATATGGTCATGGGAGACTCTTTTAATTCTTCTTTATTTAAACAAACGTTCCAACGCGTGTTTGCCAAGGACCACAAAGGCGACTTGAAGATGGCATTTAACGCGACATTGGAAGTGAAGACATCGCGAGAAATTAAAGTTTCCGGGGCGATTGGACCCTGTGTATCTCTGGGAGTGAAAGGTGCTAGTGTCGGAGAACAGGAAGTGGGATTAGGCGGCACTTGTCAGTGGAAATTCTGTTCCCTCACACCGTCTACCACTACAGCACTATTTTTTGAGGTTGTTAATCAACATACCGCACCGATTCCTCAGGGTGGAAGAGGTTGTGTTCAGTTCATCACACAGTATCAACATAGTAGCGGCCAACGGAGAATCAGAGTCACTACGATCGCTAGAAA TTGGGCAGACGCGTCAACATCTTTACATCACATAAGCGCCGGATTTGACCAAGAGGCAGCTGCAGTTCTCATGTCACGTTTGGCAGTCTTCAGGGCAGAAAGTGACGACGGCCCAGATGTCCTCAGATGGGTGGATCGTATGCTTATCAGATTA TGTCAGAAATTCGGAGAATACGCAAAGGACGATCCAAATAGCTTCAGGCTTGCAGAGAACTTTTCTTTATATCCCCAATTCATGTACCATTTGCGTAGATCACAGTTCTTACAAGTATTCAATAATTCTCCCGATGAAACTAGTTTTTATAG ACATATGTTAATGCGCGAAGATTTAACGAATTCCTTGATAATGGTACAACCCATCTTGTACAGTTACGGATTCAGTGGCCCTCCAGAACCAGTTTTGTTAGACACTTCATCTATCCAGCCAGATAGAATTTTACTAATGGACACTTTCTTCCAAATCCTTATATTCCACGGAGAG ACTATCGCACAGTGGCGCCAATTAAAATATCAAGATTTACCCGAATACGAGAATTTCCGACAATTATTGGCAGCACCCGTCGATGATGCCGCAGAAATATTGGCCGAAAGGTTCCCTGCGCCGAGGTACATTGACACTGAACAAGGTGGCTCACAAGCTAGGTTTTTGTTGAGCAAAGTAAATCCAAGCCAAACTCACAATAACATGTATGCCTACGGAgcg
- the LOC143431497 gene encoding uncharacterized protein LOC143431497 isoform X1 yields MDKSKLDTSKSGYREDVSSHSKKSKKRSSKRSSVLGSWMNSLQNNQNNDMVPGMDYQQLLWQSNVQQNFPNNGQRLFTTTSDPSMCGYAQMPMTYTMEPVSLPTMYRLYQPVPFSGIRTVHGRPRRNCNQNNTMNLGINSMGNGYTSLQENGVESPVHINYQNGDYASLPSTANKNSEMNGDELNSEHRRYSDPGLGSAEAPIHTQSEDSDSIESGSSITTIGRSNKLVLSLIEQMTELKKSNSQLFKELNETKSELGGMKAKLAQCKYSSSSDYQPGMLSDFIREIRQANKTCEEELVSKVKCMVEEKLNQRSLEVTNLNNQIMKLTEEKEESDRRIAKLEEEVTLLKLNVNNEGREIAAFEEETLALRRELQEARASKCQGENHVAKCVNATSVTSVATFDTTQSYVTSTPVRTVLSDASSPIPAPPSSISSFSSLPRQFTSLLRSRTAELAHHFVTDKSSNVYRNADCSSPTFTDASWTMDEQGPVSISANQSSIAETNSLDHQDATFEENCSITGSEVSFDNKITENSDQQKELLLEDSSEAEDIKKDKEKNILSRDETKMDSIVENESGPDHATMSSSVSEKNQLRSIKKDEDLLRGHHQRAGSKKSRKKKGSCQSKRSFSEADKMAAGRNEVATGDVRRTVSEDEDRGRLDADDVADETSRAITEIPEVTVVGGGSFVRKDLCSTRILTSRVLTAPSRATYTTAYI; encoded by the exons ATGGATAAGAG TAAATTGGACACGTCGAAATCAGGTTACCGCGAAGATGTTTCCAGTCATTCCAAGAAGAGCAAGAAACGATCGAGTAAGAGGAGCAGTGTTCTTGGTTCGTGGATGAACAGCCTGCAAAATAATCAAAATAACGACATGGTTCCTGGAATGGATTATCAGCAACTTTTGTGGCAGTCTAACGTGCAGCAGAATTTCCCCAACAATGGACAGCGCCTCTTCACTACAACATCTGACCCGAGCATGTGCGGCTACGCACAGATGCCCATGACTTATACCATGGAACCAGTTTCACTGCCAACCATGTACAGGTTATATCAGCCAGTGCCATTTTCTGGTATCAGAACTGTCCATGGTAGACCCAGGAGAAATTGCAATCAAAATAATACTATGAACTTGGGTATTAACTCTATGGGCAATGGTTACACCAGTTTACAGGAGAATGGAGTGGAGTCTCCTGTGCATATTAATTATCAGAATGGAGATTACGCAAGTTTACCATCCACTGCTAATAAGAACAGTGAAATGAATGGCGATGAGTTGAATTCAGAACATCGGAGGTATTCGGATCCTGGCCTTGGATCTGCAGAGGCTCCGATTCATACTCAGAGTGAGGATTCTGATAGCATAGAGAGTGGAAGCTCTATTACTACAATTGGACGTAGTAATAAGCTCGTTTTGTCTCTTATCGAACAG ATGACAGAATTGAAAAAGAGCAATAGTCAATTGTTTAAAGAGTTAAACGAAACAAAATCTGAATTAGGGGGAATGAAGGCTAAACTAGCACAGTGTAAATATAGTAGTTCTTCGGATTATCAACCAGGAATGTTGTCAG ATTTCATTCGTGAAATTAGGCAAGCCAATAAGACATGCGAGGAAGAACTAGTTTCAAAAGTAAAATGCATGGTGGAGGAAAAGCTAAACCAAAGGTCGTTGGAAGTAACTAACTTAAAT aATCAAATAATGAAATTAACGGAGGAGAAAGAGGAAAGCGATAGGAGAATCGCGAAGCTAGAAGAGGAAGTAACTCTGTTAAAGTTGAACGTAAA CAACGAAGGCCGCGAGATTGCCGCGTTCGAGGAGGAGACGTTGGCGCTGCGACGGGAGCTGCAGGAGGCCCGGGCGTCGAAGTGCCAGGGCGAGAATCACGTGGCAAAGTGCGTAAACGCAACATCAGTCACGTCTGTTGCTACTTTCGATACTACGCAATCCTACGTAACCAGCACCCCCGTGCGTACCGTTCTATCCGACGCCTCTAGCCCGATCCCAGCACCGCCATCATCGATATCCTCGTTCTCATCCCTGCCCAGACAGTTCACCTCGTTACTGCGTTCCCGAACCGCGGAGCTGGCTCACCATTTCGTCACGGACAAGTCATCGAACGTTTATAGAAACGCTGATTGTAGCAGCCCGACATTTACGGATGCTTCGTGGACCATGGACGAGCAGGGGCCGGTGTCTATCAGCGCGAATCAATCGTCCATTGCGGAGACGAACAGCCTGGACCATCAGGATGCTACCTTCGAAGAAAATTGTAGCATCACCGGCTCGGAAGTCTCTTTCGACAACAAGATAACGGAGAACTCTGACCAACAGAAAGAACTACTTCTAGAAGACAGTAGCGAGGCAGAAGACATCAAGAAAGACAAAGAGAAAAACATTTTATCGCGGGACGAGACCAAAATGGATTCCATCGTGGAAAATGAGTCGGGACCGGATCATGCAACGATGTCCTCGAGCGTGTCCGAGAAGAACCAACTGAGGTCTATCAAGAAGGACGAAGATTTGTTACGCGGACATCATCAGAGGGCAGGCTCAAAGAAGTCCAGAAAGAAGAAGGGTAGCTGCCAGTCGAAGCGGTCGTTCAGCGAGGCGGACAAGATGGCCGCTGGGAGGAACGAAGTGGCGACTGGCGATGTCCGGAGAACGGTGAGCGAGGACGAGGATCGGGGTCGTCTCGATGCTGATGACGTCGCCGATGAAACGAGCCGAGCCATCACCGAGATCCCGGAAGTGACCGTAGTCGGTGGTGGCTCCTTCGTGCGGAAAGATCTCTGCTCGACGAGAATCCTGACCTCCAGAGTCCTGACAGCACCTTCACGCGCCACCTACACCACTGCCTACATTTAG
- the LOC143431497 gene encoding uncharacterized protein LOC143431497 isoform X2 — protein sequence MDKSKLDTSKSGYREDVSSHSKKSKKRSSKRSSVLGSWMNSLQNNQNNDMVPGMDYQQLLWQSNVQQNFPNNGQRLFTTTSDPSMCGYAQMPMTYTMEPVSLPTMYRLYQPVPFSGIRTVHGRPRRNCNQNNTMNLGINSMGNGYTSLQENGVESPVHINYQNGDYASLPSTANKNSEMNGDELNSEHRRYSDPGLGSAEAPIHTQSEDSDSIESGSSITTIGRSNKLVLSLIEQMTELKKSNSQLFKELNETKSELGGMKAKLAQCKYSSSSDYQPGMLSDFIREIRQANKTCEEELVSKVKCMVEEKLNQRSLEVTNLNNQIMKLTEEKEESDRRIAKLEEEVTLLKLNVNNEGREIAAFEEETLALRRELQEARASKCQGENHVANSPTFTDASWTMDEQGPVSISANQSSIAETNSLDHQDATFEENCSITGSEVSFDNKITENSDQQKELLLEDSSEAEDIKKDKEKNILSRDETKMDSIVENESGPDHATMSSSVSEKNQLRSIKKDEDLLRGHHQRAGSKKSRKKKGSCQSKRSFSEADKMAAGRNEVATGDVRRTVSEDEDRGRLDADDVADETSRAITEIPEVTVVGGGSFVRKDLCSTRILTSRVLTAPSRATYTTAYI from the exons ATGGATAAGAG TAAATTGGACACGTCGAAATCAGGTTACCGCGAAGATGTTTCCAGTCATTCCAAGAAGAGCAAGAAACGATCGAGTAAGAGGAGCAGTGTTCTTGGTTCGTGGATGAACAGCCTGCAAAATAATCAAAATAACGACATGGTTCCTGGAATGGATTATCAGCAACTTTTGTGGCAGTCTAACGTGCAGCAGAATTTCCCCAACAATGGACAGCGCCTCTTCACTACAACATCTGACCCGAGCATGTGCGGCTACGCACAGATGCCCATGACTTATACCATGGAACCAGTTTCACTGCCAACCATGTACAGGTTATATCAGCCAGTGCCATTTTCTGGTATCAGAACTGTCCATGGTAGACCCAGGAGAAATTGCAATCAAAATAATACTATGAACTTGGGTATTAACTCTATGGGCAATGGTTACACCAGTTTACAGGAGAATGGAGTGGAGTCTCCTGTGCATATTAATTATCAGAATGGAGATTACGCAAGTTTACCATCCACTGCTAATAAGAACAGTGAAATGAATGGCGATGAGTTGAATTCAGAACATCGGAGGTATTCGGATCCTGGCCTTGGATCTGCAGAGGCTCCGATTCATACTCAGAGTGAGGATTCTGATAGCATAGAGAGTGGAAGCTCTATTACTACAATTGGACGTAGTAATAAGCTCGTTTTGTCTCTTATCGAACAG ATGACAGAATTGAAAAAGAGCAATAGTCAATTGTTTAAAGAGTTAAACGAAACAAAATCTGAATTAGGGGGAATGAAGGCTAAACTAGCACAGTGTAAATATAGTAGTTCTTCGGATTATCAACCAGGAATGTTGTCAG ATTTCATTCGTGAAATTAGGCAAGCCAATAAGACATGCGAGGAAGAACTAGTTTCAAAAGTAAAATGCATGGTGGAGGAAAAGCTAAACCAAAGGTCGTTGGAAGTAACTAACTTAAAT aATCAAATAATGAAATTAACGGAGGAGAAAGAGGAAAGCGATAGGAGAATCGCGAAGCTAGAAGAGGAAGTAACTCTGTTAAAGTTGAACGTAAA CAACGAAGGCCGCGAGATTGCCGCGTTCGAGGAGGAGACGTTGGCGCTGCGACGGGAGCTGCAGGAGGCCCGGGCGTCGAAGTGCCAGGGCGAGAATCACGTGGCAAA CAGCCCGACATTTACGGATGCTTCGTGGACCATGGACGAGCAGGGGCCGGTGTCTATCAGCGCGAATCAATCGTCCATTGCGGAGACGAACAGCCTGGACCATCAGGATGCTACCTTCGAAGAAAATTGTAGCATCACCGGCTCGGAAGTCTCTTTCGACAACAAGATAACGGAGAACTCTGACCAACAGAAAGAACTACTTCTAGAAGACAGTAGCGAGGCAGAAGACATCAAGAAAGACAAAGAGAAAAACATTTTATCGCGGGACGAGACCAAAATGGATTCCATCGTGGAAAATGAGTCGGGACCGGATCATGCAACGATGTCCTCGAGCGTGTCCGAGAAGAACCAACTGAGGTCTATCAAGAAGGACGAAGATTTGTTACGCGGACATCATCAGAGGGCAGGCTCAAAGAAGTCCAGAAAGAAGAAGGGTAGCTGCCAGTCGAAGCGGTCGTTCAGCGAGGCGGACAAGATGGCCGCTGGGAGGAACGAAGTGGCGACTGGCGATGTCCGGAGAACGGTGAGCGAGGACGAGGATCGGGGTCGTCTCGATGCTGATGACGTCGCCGATGAAACGAGCCGAGCCATCACCGAGATCCCGGAAGTGACCGTAGTCGGTGGTGGCTCCTTCGTGCGGAAAGATCTCTGCTCGACGAGAATCCTGACCTCCAGAGTCCTGACAGCACCTTCACGCGCCACCTACACCACTGCCTACATTTAG
- the LOC143426099 gene encoding uncharacterized protein LOC143426099 produces the protein MFEDFSIFSYGKGRSSSRQANAYKSSTLRNRLYKQERALCTYVRVRAPSVPGSADLSLNFRFIVPVQTFRERRSSWDATQRRQTAIHKNNIFRIPLITTLGAACTQPRRQR, from the exons ATGTTCGAAGATTTTTCGATATTTTCCTACGGGAAAGGACGATCCTCTTCTCGCCAGGCGAACGCGTATAAAAGCAGCACGCTTCGGAATCGATTGTACAAACAAGAACGTGCGTTGTGTACGTATGTACGTGTTCGTGCACCCTCAGTCCCTGGCTCTGCCGATCTTTCGTTAAATTTCCGTTTCATCGTTCCCGTGCAAACGTTCCGCGAAAG ACGATCTTCGTGGGACGCGACGCAGCGAAGACAAACAGCCATACACAAGAATAACATCTTTCGCATTCCGCTAATCACAACACTCGGAGCGGCCTGTACACAGCCGAGAAGGCAACGATAA